TCGTTACTGGGTTGTCGAGAAAGGTCGTCGCACGAAATCATTGACGGTTATCACGACGCTGCTGGCTCCTCGCCAATACGACAAGCAATCGATCGCCGACCTCTACGGCTTTCGCTGGAACGCGGAAACGGACATCGGCCACATCAAGACTTCGCTGAACCCGTGGCAGGTACGCTGCAAATCTCCCCAGATGGTTCGCCGTGAACTCTGGGCGACGCTTCTGGCCTACAATCTGATCCGCACGACTGCGGCCGGCGCCGCTTTCGTGCACCAAAAGCTTCCCCGTCAGATCAGCTTTACCAACACCTGCCAATACCTCTTGTCGACTTGGATGCTGACCGCCGCTGGACAGCTGAGCGCTGCAACCTTCTCGCTGCAAATGGAAATCGCGCTCCAGCACATCGCACGCTGCGAGGTCGCCAATCGCCCCGGGCGACAGGAACCACGCGTCCTCAAACGAAGACCGAAGCAGTACGATCTAATGCAAAAGCCGCGAAACGTCCCGCGGACCGAAATCGCTAAAGGATGCACCTGAAGCGACTTACGTTTGACAGTGCCATTCACCATAGTCCCCTTTTCTTTTTCTCGCGCAATTAACCCTTCTCTTCACTGCGCCAGCTCCCCCCACAAGTTTCATGTCTACGCGCCGTTTTATGAGGGTTTGATGAATTGTCGTCAGACTGCGCGAAGAACGATTGTGCGACGGCCATTCGCTTTGTTCTATTGGCCGCGTCGACGCCCAAGCAACCGCCAACAGCGACTCGACATTCCGTTCAACGCAGTTGTTTTTCATCTGTTTCTGAAGAGTTGTTGAAATGAAACTTGATCGTTTGTCCAAAAAGAAGACTGCTCGCCGTGGTTTCACCTTGGTGGAACTGCTTGTTGTCATCGCGATTATCGGCGTGCTCATTGGGCTGCTATTGCCGGCCGTCCAGCAAGCCCGCGAGGCGGCCCGGCGAATGCATTGCCAGAATAACCTGAAGCAGATCGGGCTGGCGCTGCACAACTATCACGATACCTACCAGAGCCTATCCTCCGGCAATCAAGGCTCGGCGCATGCGGATGGCGAGAGTTACAGCGGACATGGCTGGACATGGCACTCCAACATCCTGACATTCCTCGAACAAGGGACGCTCTTCGACGCGATCCAGGGTTCTGACGGGTTTGGCAACGAATCGGGGAGCCAAAACTCTGGGAAACCATTGATAGTGCGTGACACGATCGTTTCCGTGTTCTGGTGTCCTTCCCAGGAAGACGTCACCAATGGTCCTTCGAAGAATGGGTATCAGCCCTCCAATTACAACGGCAACATGGGGACCCGGATCGGGAACGGAAATGACGACTGCGAGTGCACAGGCGTAATGAATCTCGACGAAATGAGGTCGGACCCTTGGGGCTGCATGAATGGAAACGGGATTTTCTACGTCGACAGTAAGACTCGGTTTCGAGATGTGCGTGACGGTCTGACCAACACGATCTTCGTAAGCGAGGTTGTCGACACCGGCGGCGACACCATGGGCCATTATGGGGTCGGCAGCGACCGGCGCGCCATCTTCTCTACCGGGGCTGACGGCAATCCGCCTGTCGAGATGTCGGAATATTTGATCGCCGCTGAAGGCAATGATCCGATCAACGGCGGCTCTGAAGAAGCGGCAGGCAGCTGGCACGCCGGCGGAGCCAATTTCGTCATGGGAGACGGGAGCGTCCGATTTCTTTCGGAAAACATGGACATGGCGACCTACCAGGGGCTCAGCACCCGCTCTGGGGGCGAAGTCCTGGGCGCGTTCTGATCTGAAGCATGTATTGCAAACAAGCCGCGCCGCCGCTCGTGCAGCGGCACGGCTCCTAAGCTGCAAACTGAACATCATTCAAGCTGCATTGCGAGTTGTACAGTGAAGTCAAACCAAGCTGGTCGCCTGGCGGCGGCCTTGTCGGTGATCCTGCTGAGTCTGCCAGGCTGCAGCGCCCCTAGTGATCAGCCGGATCTGGGGCAAGTGAGCGGAACCATCACGCTTGATGGAAATCCGCTCAGCGGAATTGTCGTCGTCTTTCAGCCTGATAACGGCCGTCCGGCCCATGGCCGCACCGATGCGGAGGGGAAGTATGAGCTGACCTACATTCGCAATACCCGGGGGACCAAGATCGGCCACAATCGCGTGGAAATCGCACCGAGCGAAGAAGCGGATGAGCCTGACGACGCGGAACCGGACGCCGAAAGTCCCCAAGTCAAGCGGCGGGGCAAAGCGGGGAAGCCGAAAATTCCAACTCGGTACAACACGCAGAGCGAACTCGAAGCGGACGTGCAGCCGGGCGCAAACACCTTCGATTTTGACCTCTCGTCGCAACGCAGCAGATCCGGCAGGAGGAGATAACGCGGCAAAAAGACCCCCGTCCCAATCCTGTTCGGCACGCTCCCGTGCCCGGCATTGATTCTAGCCAGTCACGACCTCTTTAGGCAATTTCGCGACGCTGGCGAGTCGTGCAAGCGAACGACTCGCTTTTCATCCGCGCAGCATCGACGCGGAGACCGCTTCTACGGCGGACTCTTGGAATTGTCGCTACGATTTTTCCTCTGCGGACGCGGCGGCTTGCTGGCGAATCTTCGCCAGGTGAGCGAGCAACTCTTCTTCATTGGCCAAGCCGGTGAAGTAGTAGCCGATCATCTCGAACGTTCGTTTGCTCGGCTTGCCGCCGACCCACAGGCTCATCAGCAGGCAGGCGATCATCGCGCAGTAGACTTGAAGTTCGATGCCGTTTTTGCTACGGCTGAGTAAGTGCGCACCGCCCATCAGTTGCTTGTAGAAACGGAAGAAGATTTCGACCGTCCAGCGGTACGAATAAAGAATCGCGATGATTTCGGCCGGGGCGAACGGCATGTTCGTCGCGATTCGCAGCACGCCGTCGCTGCTGGGCGCCTTCGATCCTTTCACCTTGCCGCCGGTCCGATTCTTGTGCGGCGTGCACTTCACGCAGACGAGACGAACCAGGTGATCGGGGCGATCCTCCAACTTGCTCGTCTTGCCGAGCAGCACGGTCTGATCGCTCAGCACGCCTGCGGCTCGATCGCCGTCGGTCAGCGGGCGATCTTCGAGCACGTCGTAAGCGGCGTTGTCGCGCAGCCGACAGAGGTAACTGCTGCCGCGTTGATCGATCGCATTGAGCAGTTTGAACTTGGCGTAGCCGCGGTCCATCGCGTAAATTTTATCGGCATCGAGCGAACGCGCGAGCACCGCTCGTTCGTCGTTTTCGCCGCCGCCATCCGGCGTTACGGTGATCGCTTGCGGCGTGAAGCTGGCGACTTCAAAGTGCGTATGCAGTCGCCAATGGACGACGGCCGAACCAGTCGTCTGCTTGAGCAGCGAAGCGGCCATGATCGAAGGCAACGCGTTCACCACACTGCCGTCGACCGCGATCAGTCCTTGGGCGAACTTCGCCGTCTTGGAGTCAAGTTTTCCGGCTTGTACCTGCTCGGCCAACTGCCCGATAATGGCCTTCAGCCGCTCCGGATCGAACAGCCGCGCGCTTTCCGAAAGCGAGCCCAGCGACGCTTTCGCGTTGCCCAGCTTCGCC
The nucleotide sequence above comes from Blastopirellula sp. J2-11. Encoded proteins:
- a CDS encoding DUF1559 domain-containing protein, producing MKLDRLSKKKTARRGFTLVELLVVIAIIGVLIGLLLPAVQQAREAARRMHCQNNLKQIGLALHNYHDTYQSLSSGNQGSAHADGESYSGHGWTWHSNILTFLEQGTLFDAIQGSDGFGNESGSQNSGKPLIVRDTIVSVFWCPSQEDVTNGPSKNGYQPSNYNGNMGTRIGNGNDDCECTGVMNLDEMRSDPWGCMNGNGIFYVDSKTRFRDVRDGLTNTIFVSEVVDTGGDTMGHYGVGSDRRAIFSTGADGNPPVEMSEYLIAAEGNDPINGGSEEAAGSWHAGGANFVMGDGSVRFLSENMDMATYQGLSTRSGGEVLGAF
- a CDS encoding Ig-like domain-containing protein, with the protein product MKSNQAGRLAAALSVILLSLPGCSAPSDQPDLGQVSGTITLDGNPLSGIVVVFQPDNGRPAHGRTDAEGKYELTYIRNTRGTKIGHNRVEIAPSEEADEPDDAEPDAESPQVKRRGKAGKPKIPTRYNTQSELEADVQPGANTFDFDLSSQRSRSGRRR
- a CDS encoding IS4 family transposase; amino-acid sequence: MRKPSQNQNSDDQQPIHLQGLKYFAKLRPLLAQLHDDATARDTAGNRTLHFDQYCMLVLLYVLNPGISSLRALSQASELTKVQAKLGNAKASLGSLSESARLFDPERLKAIIGQLAEQVQAGKLDSKTAKFAQGLIAVDGSVVNALPSIMAASLLKQTTGSAVVHWRLHTHFEVASFTPQAITVTPDGGGENDERAVLARSLDADKIYAMDRGYAKFKLLNAIDQRGSSYLCRLRDNAAYDVLEDRPLTDGDRAAGVLSDQTVLLGKTSKLEDRPDHLVRLVCVKCTPHKNRTGGKVKGSKAPSSDGVLRIATNMPFAPAEIIAILYSYRWTVEIFFRFYKQLMGGAHLLSRSKNGIELQVYCAMIACLLMSLWVGGKPSKRTFEMIGYYFTGLANEEELLAHLAKIRQQAAASAEEKS